The stretch of DNA CTGTAAATCGCACAACCTGATCAGGCGTACCTCTGACTGGTTAGCCATCGGGTCAATACCCTTTCCAGCGCAATTGATAAGTGCCAGCGCAAATCGAAATCTGCTCGTAATGAACGGAAAATCCAGCCTGGTTGAGCATGCCTGCCAGGGGCTCGGCGCACCAGTAATATTCATCCTCATCCCAAGAATCAAAAAACTTTTTCCGCACAAAATGGTAATCAGCCTGGTGCTGAAAAGAAATATCCCCGATGATCATTGCCCCGTCTGCTTTCAAGCTATTTTTTGCCAGCTTGGTCAAAATTTTTATTTTCAGGGGGTCAGGAAACTCATGCAGGGTATAGGCTGACAGGATGCACTCAAAGCGCTGCTCAATTTTTGCCAGCCAATCCTCACCAACCAGATCAGCCTGAATAAGGTGTGCAGCGGGCAGCGCCAGGCGAGCTTTTTCCAACATCGCTGCAGAAAAATCCAGGCCCCAGATTTGGTCAACAGGAATGGGCAACCGCCGTGCTAAATTGCCCGTACCAACTCCCACATCGAGGACCCGGTGACCGGGTTGGAGCTCTGCGGCTGTGAGCATGCTTTGCAAAACAGCATCATAACCGAAAAACGGGAATGCTTCCTTTCCTTCCAGGTCTTCGTCATAGGTGGACGCCCAACGATCAAACAGGTTTTGGCGCTTGTTTGTTTGTGACAATTTAATGACCTCTGCAATCGGCAAGTTCTTTACGTCATTTTATCATTTTTCGAATACGACCATCAAACGCAACCCGGGCAACAACTATGGATGAAGTCCTCAATTCGGACCATCATTTTGCATTTTTTTAAGAATAATACTATGGATCGCCAGAGATCTCACACCACCCGAGCATGAGCCGGTTAATAGTACTGGGCGGAAAATAATTCGTCCTTATGATAAAATTAACCAGGAACCCAGGTCAGCTCGGGTTCCATTAAATCGTTTCATTGTAAGGAGATCGTTATGAAACAAAAAAGTATGATCTTTGGTGGCATTCTGCTGGTCCTAATAGGCGCATTTCTGCTCAGCCGGGAAATCTGGCCAGGATTATTTCAATTCTGGGATTGGCCGTTTTTTATCATCGGCCTGGGCGGTGTTTTCATCCTCTGGGCAATTGTCAACAAAACTGGCGGACTGGCTGTCCCCGGAGCAATCCTGGCAGGCATCGGTGGCATCCTTTATTACCAGAGCCTGACCAAGGATTGGGCTTCCTGGTCGTATATCTGGGGATTGATCCCAGGCTTTGTAGGTATCGGGGTGATCCTCAGCGGGATCATCGATGGCAATTATAAAGAAGCCTTTACCGGAGGGCTTACCCTCCTGTTGATCAGCGGTGTATTATTTTTTGCCTTTGGAGAGTTCTTCGGGCTGTATGCAGAGATAACCCGTTACTGGCCGATATTGTTGATCCTTCTGGGTGTGATTGCCCTGGTACGCGCCGTCTTCTCCAAAAAGAAAATGCGTACCTGAACCCATTGCCAACACATTGGCAATT from Brevefilum fermentans encodes:
- a CDS encoding class I SAM-dependent DNA methyltransferase, which encodes MSQTNKRQNLFDRWASTYDEDLEGKEAFPFFGYDAVLQSMLTAAELQPGHRVLDVGVGTGNLARRLPIPVDQIWGLDFSAAMLEKARLALPAAHLIQADLVGEDWLAKIEQRFECILSAYTLHEFPDPLKIKILTKLAKNSLKADGAMIIGDISFQHQADYHFVRKKFFDSWDEDEYYWCAEPLAGMLNQAGFSVHYEQISICAGTYQLRWKGY
- a CDS encoding NfeD family protein, whose amino-acid sequence is MKQKSMIFGGILLVLIGAFLLSREIWPGLFQFWDWPFFIIGLGGVFILWAIVNKTGGLAVPGAILAGIGGILYYQSLTKDWASWSYIWGLIPGFVGIGVILSGIIDGNYKEAFTGGLTLLLISGVLFFAFGEFFGLYAEITRYWPILLILLGVIALVRAVFSKKKMRT